A stretch of the Coturnix japonica isolate 7356 chromosome 27, Coturnix japonica 2.1, whole genome shotgun sequence genome encodes the following:
- the TUBG1 gene encoding tubulin gamma-1 chain translates to MPREIITLQLGQCGNQIGFEFWKQLCAEHGISPEGIVEEFATEGTDRKDVFFYQADDEHYIPRAVLLDLEPRVIHSILNSPYANLYNPENIYLSEHGGGAGNNWASGFSQGEKIHEDIFDIIDREADGSDSLEGFVLCHSIAGGTGSGLGSYLLERLNDRYPKKLVETYSVFPNQDEMSDVVVQPYNSLLTLKRLTQNADCVVVLDNTALNRIATDRLHIQNPSFSQINQLVSTIMSASTTTLRYPGYMNNDLIGLIASLIPTPRLHFLMTGYTPLTTDQSVASVRKTTVLDVMRRLLQPKNVMVSTGRDRQTNHCYIAILNIIQGEVDPTQVHKSLQRIRERKLANFIPWGPASIQVALSRKSPYLPSAHRVSGLMMANHTNISSLFERTCRQYDKLRKREAFLEQFRKEDIFKDNFDELDNSREIVQQLIDEYHAATRPDYISWGTQEQ, encoded by the exons atgCCGCGGGAGATCATCACCTTACAGCTCGGCCAGTGCGGCAACCAGA TTGGGTTCGAGTTCTGGAAGCAGCTCTGTGCCGAGCACGGCATCAGCCCCGAGGGCATCGTGGAGGAGTTCGCCACCGAGGGCACCGACCGCAAGGACGTGTTCTTCTACCAG gcAGATGATGAGCACTACATCCCGcgagctgtgctgctggaccTGGAGCCCCGAGTCATCCACTCCATCCTGAACTCCCCTTATGCCAACCTCTACAACCCAGAGAACATCTATCTGTCTGAGCATGGAGGTGGAGCTGGGAACAACTGGGCAAGCGGCTTCTCACAG ggagaaaaaatcCATGAAGATATATTCGACATAATAGACAGAGAGGCTGATGGCAGCGACAGTTTGGAA GGATTCGTGCTTTGCCACTCTATTGCTGGTGGAACTGGCTCTGGGCTGGGCTCTTACCTCCTCGAGAGACTGAATGACAG GTATCCCAAGAAGCTGGTGGAGACCTACTCTGTTTTCCCAAACCAGGATGAGATGAGTGATGTTGTGGTCCAGCCATACAACTCTCTACTGACACTGAAGAGGCTGACTCAGAATGCTGACTGTGTG gTGGTTCTAGATAACACAGCGTTGAATCGTATTGCGACAGATCGGCTGCACATTCAAAACCCATCATTCTCTCAGATCAACCAGCTG GTCTCCACCATCATGTCTGCCAGCACCACCACACTCAGGTATCCCGGCTACATGAACAACGACCTCATTGGTCTGATTGCCTCGTTGATCCCCACCCCACGACTGCACTTCCTGATGACGGGGTACACACCACTCACCACAGACCAGTCG GTGGCCAGTGTGAGGAAAACCACAGTCCTGGATGTGATGAGAAGATTGCTGCAGCCTAAAAACGTGATGGTGTCCACCGGTCGAGACAGGCAGACCAACCACTGCTACATTGCCATCCTGAACATCATCCAGGGGGAGGTAGATCCCACACAG GTTCACAAGAGTCTGCAGCGGATCCGGGAGAGGAAGCTGGCTAACTTCATTCCCTGGGGTCCTGCCAGCATCCAGGTGGCTTTGTCACGGAAGTCCCCCTACCTGCCATCAGCACACCGTGTCAGTGGCCTCATGATGGCAAACCACACCAACATCTCCTCG ctgttTGAGCGGACGTGCCGGCAGTACGACAAGCTGCGCAAGCGGGAGGCTTTCCTGGAGCAGTTCCGCAAGGAGGACATCTTCAAGGACAACTTCGATGAGCTGGACAACTCACGGGAGATTGTGCAGCAGCTGATTGATGAGTACCACGCAGCCACGCGCCCCGACTACATCTCATGGGGCACACAGGAGCAGTGA